The genomic stretch GACATCCGTTCCCACCCATCCCCGGATCTGCGCCCGCTGCTCGACCTGCTCGTCCAGACGATCCCGGCGCCCACCTACGAGGAGGGCCACCCGCTGCAGGCGCAGGTGACCAACCTCGACGCCTCGCCGTACGTCGGCCGCCTGGCGATCTGCCGGGTGCACCAGGGGACGCTGCGGCGCGGCGCGACCGTGGCGTGGTGTCGCGCCGACGGCTCGATCACCTCCGGCAAGGTCGCCGAGCTGTACCTGACCGAGGCGCTCGACCGCGTGTCGGCCGAGGAGGCGGGGCCGGGCGAGATCGCCGCGGTCGCCGGCTTCGAGGACATCACGATCGGCGAGACGCTCGCGGACGCTGACGACCCGCGGCCGCTGCCCGTCATCACGGTCGACGAGCCGAGCCTGAGCGTGACCGTCGGCATCAACACGTCGCCGCTGGCGGGCCGCGACGGCAGCAAGCTGACGGCGCGGCTGCTGAAGAACCGGCTCGACGCCGAGCTGGTCGGCAACGTGGCGCTGCGCGTGCACGACGTCCCCGACCGGCCGGACGCCTGGGAGGTCCAGGGCCGCGGCGAGCTGCAGCTGGCGATCCTCGTCGAGCTCCTGCGCCGCGAGGGCTTCGAGCTGACGGTCGGCCAGCCGCAGGTGCTCGTGCGCGAGATCGACGGCAAGCGCCACGAGCCGGTCGAGCGGATGACGATCGACGTGCCCGACGACTACGTCGGCGTCGTGACGCAGCTGCTGGCGCTGCGCAAGGGCCGGATGGAGCAGATGGTCAACCACGGCACCGGCTGGGTCCGCATGGACTACCTGGTGCCGGCGCGCGGCCTGATCGGGTTCCGGACCGAGTTCCTCACCGAGACGCGCGGCACGGGCATCCTGCACCACGTCTTCGACGGCTGGGAGCCCTGGTTCGGCGAGCTGCGCACGCGCCCCACCGGGTCGCTCGTGGCCGACCGCACCGGAGCCGTGACGGGGCACGCGTGCTTTCAGATGCAGGAGCGCGGCTCGCTGTTCGTGGAGCCGGGCGACGAGGTCTACGAGGGCATGGTCGTCGGCGAGAACAGCCGGTCCGACGACCTCGACGTCAACGCGGTGCGCGAGAAGAAGCTCACGAACATCCGGTCGTCGACGGCGGACGAGCTGGTGCGGCTCGTGCCGAAGCGGACGCTGTCGCTCGACCAGGCGCTCGAGTTCCTGCGCGAGGACGAGTGCGTCGAGGTGACGCCCCACAACGTGCGCCTGCGCAAGGTCCTGCTCGATGCCGTCTCGCGCCAGAAGGCGGCGCGGCAGCGCGCGCGGGCGTGAAGGCGCCGGATCCCTCCTCCCCCCGCTTTAGACTGCCGCGCGTGACCCGTCTGCGCCGCCTGCTCCTCCCCGCCGCCCTGCTGCTCACCTGCGTGCCCGCCGCGGCCGCGCACGCCCAGGCGCAAGCGCCGGCCGGCGGCGGCTCCTCGACGACGAACTGCCCGTCGTTCCAGGTCCTCAACAACGACCGGATCGGCAACCTGCAGCTGCCCGCGGGGGCGTACGACATCACGGTCAACACGCCGTCGACGCTGACCTGCGCCGCGGCGTCGGACCTGTTCCGCCAGTTCCTCGAGGACTTCGACGGGCGGCTCGGCGGCGGCTGGCAGATCACGATCTCCACGGCGACCTTCAGCCGGAGCACGCCGCGGCAGTCGTTCTCGGTCGCGCGCACGGGCGCCCAGCCCTCGAACGGCGGCTCGCCGATCCAGCCCGACATCGGCGGCGGCACGTGTCCCGCGACCTTCCAGGTGCTGCACGAGGACCACATCGGCGACCTGGCGGTCCCGGCCGGCAACTACCGCCTGAACCTCCTGTCGGCGGAGCGGATGACCTGCGACCAGGCGGCGAGCTCGCTCGCCTCGTTCCTGCAGGACTACAACGGACGGCTTCCCCGTCCCTGGTTCGTCGACGCCGAGACCGGCACGTTCCTCAACGGGTCGATCAACGTCGGGTTCTGGATCGAGCCGGTGAGCGGGACGCCGTTCAGGACGGTCCTCAAGCTGCCGGGCGACGGCACTCCGTGCGCGGGCACGTTCCAGGTGCTGCACAACGACAAGATCGGCGCGCTCAACGTGCCGAAGGGCCACTACCTCTTCGTGCCGCTCGCCCAGTCGAACCTCAGCTGCAAGCAGGTCGTGACGCTGCTGCGCCGCTTCCTCGCCGCCCCGCAGAACCAGCTGCCGGGCCAGTGGGTGGTGGCCCGGAAGTCGGGCACGTTCACCGACGGCCGCGGCAGCAAGGTCGGCTTCCGGATCAAGCCGGCGCAGACGTGATCCGGCGCCGGCACCGCCGCGGGCGCCGGCGCGCCGGCGGCGTGCCGCAGCGCCCTACGCCGGCAGCAGGCTGACCGTCGGAACCGGGACGGCGCGTCCGCCGCCCATCGCCACGAGCTCGTCGATGAGCGAGAGCATCTCGGCGTGCGCGCCGTCGTCGATGCGGCCCAGCGCGCGGACGGCCAGGACGCCGGGCGCGTCCTTGCCCAGGTGCGCCGCGAGCGCGAGCGGGCGGCGTCTGCGCCCCCGCAGCCGCGACCGGCGCCGGTGGGACTCGGCGAACGCGATGCAGCGTGCGGCGCGGGCGCGCTCGATCCACGGCTCGGCCGTCGTGCCGACCACGCTCGCCGCCACCGCGTAGAGGTCCTGGCGGCGCTGCTGGTCGACCGTGTCGTTGTAGGCGCGCAGCAACCCGCCGATCACGGGGTCGGTACACAACGGCCGGTCGGTGAACGGCTCGCCGGCGAGCATGGAGGTGAGCTCCATGACGCACACCCCCTGGGCCGGGGAGCTGTGCTTTCCGCGGCCGAGTCGGACGGTCTGGTGGGACGGTGCGGGAGCCATGTGGACCTCCTTTTGGCGAGGCTGGCGGCATCCGGTGGCTCAGGGCATTCTCCTACCCCGCAGCCGCGAGGGCTAGTGGAGGTGCCCGCAACTTCCCGATGCCCCCCGGTGGCCCACTAGCGTCCCCGCGCAGACATGGCCGACGACCCGATCCTCGACGCCGCGCACGCCCAGGTGATGGCGGTCGGCGTTAAGCGGACCACCCTCACCGACATCGCCTCCCGCGCCGGCGTGAGCCGCATGACCGTGTACCGGCGCTACCCCGACGTGCGCACCGTCCTGCAGGCCCTGATGACCCGCGAGTTCGCGGCGCTCATCGCCCAGGCCACCTCAGAGGCCGGCGACGCGCCCGACGGCCGCGAGCGCGTCGTGCGCACGTCGGTCCACGGCGCCGAGCTGCTGGCCGCCCATCCCCTGTTCCTGCGCCTGCTCGACGTCGACCCCGAGCTGCTGCTGCCGTACGTGACCGAGCGCGTCGGTGCCTTCCAGAAGCTCGTGATCGACGACCTCGCCGCCCGGCTGGGCGAGGCGATGCGGGAGGGCAGCGTCCGCGAGGGCGACCCGCGCCGCATGGCTTCGGCGATCGAGCTGGCCCTGCGCGGTTACGTCCTGTCGGCGCACTCGGATGCCGCCGAGGCCGAGCGCGTGCACCGCGAGGACCTGCGCCGGATGATCGACGCGTTCCTGGCGCCGTAGCGCCGGCCGGTGGCGGGCCGCTCTGCCACCCGCGGATGATCGACGCGTTCCTGGCGCCGTAGCGCCGGCCGGTGGCGGGCGGCTCCGCCACCTGTTACATTTTGGCGCAGCATGTCACACCGTCTCGAAGCCGGCTCGGCCCTCACCGCCGACCGGCGCACGCGCGAGCTCGCCGGGCTCGCCGAGGGCCGGGTCGTCGACGTCCTCATCGTCGGCGGCGGCATCACGGGGGCCGGCGTGGCCCTGGACGCCGCCTCGCGCGGCCTGAGCGTCGCGCTGGTCGAGCGCGGCGACCTCGCCCAGGGCACCAGCCGCTGGAGCTCGAAGCTCGCGCACGGCGGCCTGCGCTATCTCGCGGGAGGCCATCCGGCCATCGCGTGGGAGTCGGCGCAGGAGCGCGCCGTCCTGCTGCGCGCCGCGCCGCACCTCGTCGCCCCGCTGCCCATGCTGACCCCGCTCACGCCCGGCCTGCCCGGCCCGGTCGCGGCGGGCACCATGTCCGTCCTGCGCGCCGGTGACACCATGCGCCGCCTCGCGGGCACCCCGCGCCGCCGGCTGCCCAACGCCCGGCGCATCGACGCCCCCGAGGCCCTGCGCCTGGTGCCCGAGCTCGCCGCCACCGGCCTGCGCGGCGCTCTCATGAGCTGGGACGGCCAGCTCACCGACGACGCCGCGCTCGTCGTCGCCGTCGCCCGCACCGCGGCCTCCCACAGCGCGCGGATCCTGACCCGCGTCGCCGCGCGCTCGCTCGACGGCGACGGTGCCGTGGTACACGACGAGATGACCGGCGACGAGCTGGGCATCGCGGCCCGCCACGTCGTCAACGCCACCGGCGTCTGGGCCGGCGAGCTCACCGGCGGCGTGCACCTGCGCCCCAGCCGCGGATCGCATCTCATCGTCGACGCTGCCCGCCTCGGCCATCCCCGCGCGGCGTTCGGCGTCCCGCTGGAGGGCTCGCGCTCGCGCTTCGTCTTCGCCCTCCCCCGCCCCGATGCCACCGTGCTCGTCGGGCTCACCGACGTCCCGGTGCTCGACCCGGTCGGCATCGCGGATCCGCAGGTGACCGAGGAGGAGGAGCGCGGGCTGCTGCGCTCGGTGTCGAGCGCGCTGGAGCTCCCGCTCGAGCCGGGCGACGTCATCGGCCGCTTCGCCGGCCTGCGCCCGCTCGTGGAAGGCGACGACGACGCGACCGCGGACCTCTCGCGGCGCCACGTGCTCGTCGAGGACCCCGACACCCGGGTGCTGACCGTCGTCGGCGGCAAGCTCACGACGTATCGCCGCATGGCGCAGGACGCGGTCGACGCGATCGTCGCACGGCCGGGCGTGGACGCCGGGCCGTGCCGGACGACCCGCCTGGCGCTCGTAGGGGCGCTGGCGCCCGACACGTCGCTGCCGGGCGTGCCGACCCGCCTCGTGCGCCGCTACGGCACCGAGGCCGCCGATGTGATCGCCCTCGGCCACGACCGCCCCGAGCTGCTGCAGCCGCTCGCCGAGGGGGTCGAGGTCACGCGCGCGGAGCTGCTGTTCGCCGTCCGCCACGAGCTCGCGCTCACCGTCGACGACCTGCTCGACCGCCGCACCAGGCTCGGGCTCGTCCCCGCTCGGCGGGCCGCCGCGCTCCACGCCGCGCGCGAGATGATGGAGATCGGGCGGGAAGCCGTGTCCGCGTGACGCCCGCGGCCGCCCCCGCCACCGACCCCCTCGCCCCGCGCCTGCGCTGGTTCGGATGGGGCCCACCGACCCCGCCCGGCGCACCCGAGATGGACCTCCCGCCCGAGGCCGACCCGCTCCTGCACGAGCTCGGCGCCGCGGACGTCCACCAGCATCCCGTCGCGCTCGAGGACGTGCGCCTCGCGCCCTCCACGCTCGACACCGCGCCCTTCGCCGCCGTCGTCGGCGAGGACGCCGTGCGCACTGATCGCCTTACCCGCGTCGCGCACGCCGCCGGGCGCAGCTACCTCGACCTCGTGCGCCTGCGCGCCGGCGACGCGAGCGGCGCCCCGGACGCCGTCGTCCATCCCGGCTCGCCGGAGCAGGTGGCCGAGCTGCTGGCCCTCTGCGACCGGCTCGACGTCGCCGTCGTACCGTTCGGCGGCGGCACGAGCGTCGTGGGCGGCGTGAACCCGCAACGCGGCGGCCACCGCGCGGCCGTCACGCTCGACCTCGGCCGCCTCGACCGTCTCGTCTCCGTCGACCGCGTCTCGCTCACGGCGACCGCGCAGGCCGGCATGACCGGCCCCGCGCTGGAGTCCGCGCTCGCCGAGCACGGGCTGACGCTCGGCCACCATCCCCAGTCCTTCGAGTTCAGCACCGTCGGCGGCTGGGCCGCCACCCGCTCGGCCGGCCAGGCCTCCACCGGCTACGGCGCGATCGCCGAGCTGGTCGCCGGCCTGCGCTGCGCCACGCCGGCGGGCGAGATCGTCTGCCGGCCGCTGCCCGCCACCGCCGCCGGGCCCGACCTGCGCCAGCTCGTCATCGGCTCAGAAGGGGCCCTCGGCGTCATCACCGAGGTGACCCTCCGCGTGCGGCCGGCGCCCGCGGTGCGCCGCTACGAGGCGTGGACCTTCCCGTCGTTCGCCGCCGGGGCCGAGGCGCTGCGCACGCTGGCCCAGGCCGCGGCCGCTCCCGACGTCGCCCGCCTCTCCGACGAGGAGGAGGTGCGGATGAACCGGCTCGTCGCCGCGCACGCCGCCGCCGCGCCCGAGGGTCAGGTCGCGGCCATCTTCGGCTGGGAGGGCGATGCCGAGGACGTCGAGCGCCGGGCGGCCCGGTCCGCACGCGTCGCGCGCGCCCACGGCGGCCGGACGGACCCCGGCGACGGCGGCGAGCAGTGGCGCGCCGGCCGCTACGCGGCGCCCTACCTGCGCGACGTCCTGCTCAACCGCGGGGTGCTCGCCGAGACGCTCGAGACCGCCGGCGAATGGTCGCGGCTCGGTGAGCTGCGCACCGCGGTCACCGGCGCCCTGCAGGCGACCCTCGGTGCGCGCGGCACGCCGCCGCTCGTGCTCTGCCACATCTCCCACCTGTACGCCGACGGCGCGTCGCTGTACTTCACCGTCCTGGCCGCCCAGCAGCTCGGGGCCGAGGCCGAGCAGTGGCACGCCGCCAAGGCGGCGGCGACCGAGGCGATGCTCGCGCACGGCGGCACCGTCTCGCACCACCACGCCGTCGGCCGCGACCATGCGCCGTGGCTCGCGGACGAGATCGGGGCGGCGGGGCTCGACGCCCTGCGCGCGGCGAAGGGCCGCCTGGACCCGCACGGGATCATGAACCCCGGCGTGCTCGGCCTGTAGCTTCCCCGCCCGACGCCGACCTGGCTCGGGCTGCTGATCATCGGCGTCGCCGACGTCATCGCCGTCACAGTGATGCTGTTCGCGCGCCGGCGGGCGCCGCGCGCCCGACGGCGATGCAGCGCGTGCTGATCGCGATGCAGCTGGAACGGCCGGCGCTATCGCCGCCATGCGATGCGAGCGGTCGCCCCACCGGAGCGCCCGCGGTCCGACACGGCGAGTCTCACGCGTAAACTCCCCCGCCGACGTCTTCGCGCCATGCCTGCTGACAGCCCGAACGCCGCGGTCACCGGTGCTCCCGACGCGCCCGTGGAGCAGTGGTCCGAGCAGGCGCAGAGGGGGCCGGCGCTCGTCGCCCCCTCCCGGAGCCCACGGCCATGACGGTGCAGCGCGCCGATGACGACCGCCTGACCGAGGAGACGCTGCGCCTCGCCCTCGAGGGCACGCAGACGGGCAGCTGGATCTGGGACGTCGAGACCGACGTGATCTCGTGGTCGGCCAACCTCGGCCCGCTGCACGGCATGGCGCGTGGCGCCGCCCCGAGCACCTTCGAGCAGTGGCTGGCGTGCGTGCACCCGGAAGACCGCGACGAGGTGGCCGCGCTCGTCAGCGCCGCGCTGGAGGGCGCCGACAGCTACGCATGCGAGTTCCGCCTGGCGGGCGGCGAGGGCGGCACCGAGCGCTGGCTGCACTCGCGCGCCCACGTGATGCGCGACGGGCCGGGCGTTCCCGCCCGCGCGATCGTCGGGCTCACCACGGACGTCACCGCCCGCCATCGCCGCGAGGAGGCGATGGAGGTGCTCGCCGACGCGGGGCTGGCCCTGGCCGCCACGCGCACGCCCGAGGCGAACCTGCAGCGGATCGCCGACCTCGTCGTGCCGCGCCTGGCCGACTGGTGCGCGGCCCACCTCCTCGACGCGGAGGGCCGTCCGACACGGGTCGCCATCGCGCATCCCGGCCCCGACCGCGTCGCGTGGGCGAGCACGCTCGAGCACCGGTCGGACACCGCCAGGGTCGGACCCGCGGAGGTGCTGCGCACCGGCCGGTCCGAGCTGTACCGGGAGATCACCGAGCAGCTGCTCGACACGGCCGCCGCAGGCGACGACGAACACCGCGAGCTCCTGCGCAGCCTCGGCCTGCGCTCGGCGATGGTCGTCCCGATCAGCGCCCACGAACGGACGCTCGGCACGCTGACCTTCCTGTACGCCGAGTCCAACCGCCGATACGACGAGGACGACCTCGCGGTCGGCGAGGAGCTCGGCCGCCGGGCGGGGCTGGCGATCGAGAACGCCACGCTCCAGCGCGCCCAGCAGCAGGCCAACCGCCGCCTGCGCGACCTGCAGTCGGTCGCCGACGTGGCGCTCACCCACCTCGAGCTCGAGGCGATGCTCGACGAGCTTCTCCGGCGCCTCGCGGCGGTCCTCGACTCCGACGTCGCCAAGGTCCTGCTGTTCGACGAGCGGCGCCGGGTCCTGCGCGTCCGCGCGGCGATCGGCCTCGCCGGCGACGTCGTCGACGCACTCGAGGTGCCGGCCGGCGCCGGCGTCGCCGGGCGCCTGGCCGTCGCCGGACGGCCGCTGATCCTCTCGGACCTCGGCGGCGAGGATGTCGTGCTCGAGGACCTGCGCGAGCCGGGCCGCGCGCTGGCCGGCGTGCCGCTGCGCGTGGACGGCGAGGTCACCGGCGTGCTCATCGTCTCCAGCCGGGAGCATCCGTACGACCAGGACGACCTGCAGCTGCTCGAGCTCGTCGCCGACCGCGTGAGCCTGGCGATCCGCCAGGCCGAGCTCTACGAGGCGGCCCGGGACGCGGCGCTCTCCCTGCAGCGCAGCCTGCTGCCCGACGTCCCGCCCGTCCTGGCCGGCCTGCAGGTCGCCGCACGCTACCTCCCCGGTCACGACGGCGACGAGGTCGGCGGCGACTGGTACGACCTCTTCGCGCTGCCCGACGGACGCGTGGCGATCGTCGTCGGCGACATCGTCGGCCGTGGGCTGTACGCCGCTGCGCGGATGGGGCGCGTGCGCACCGCGCTGCGCGCATACGCGCACGACTCGGCCTCCCCCGCCGATGCGGTCGGGCGGCTCGACCGGCTGGTCGCGGCGGACGACATCGCCGAGTTCGCCACGCTGCTCGTGATCTTCCTGGACCCGCAGACCGGCGCGGCCCGCGCGTGCAGCGCCGGACACCCGCCGCCGCTGCTCGTCGCCGCCGAGGATGCCGAGACGGTGGCGGTGGCCGCCGGCCCGCCCATCGGGATCGGGACGGCCGCGCGCCGGGAGACCGCACTGACCGTGCCGGCCGGCGCGACGCTCGTCGCCTACACGGACGGCCTGGTCGAGCGCCGGACGCTGCCGCTCGACGCCGGGATCGAGCGCGTCCGCGAGGCCGCGGCCGGCGGGCAGGCGGGAGAGAGCGCCGAACAGCTCGTCGAGCGCGTCGTCGCGGAGATCATCGGCGTGGGCGGCACGGACGACGACGTGGCGGTCGTGGCGGTGCGCCGGCTCGGCCCCCAGCTTCAGCGGACGTTCGCCGCGGAGCCGTCCGCCGTGGCGGAGGCGCGCCACGAGGTGACCTCGTTCGCCCACGCCCACGGGTTCGCGCAGAAGATGCTCGGGGACCTCGCCCTCGCGGTCAGCGAGGCGTGCACGAACGTCGTGGTGCACGCGTACCGCGACCACCCGGTCCCCGGCCCGATGCACGTCGCCGCGCGCATGCAGGATGGCGCGCTCGAGGTGACCGTGGCGGACGAGGGCGGCGGCGTGCGTCCGCGCGGGGACAGCCCCGGCGTGGGGCTCGGCCTGCAGATCATGGCCCGCACCGCCGAGTCCTGCGAGGTGCGCGACGCGCCGGGCGGCGGCGCCTCCCTGGTCCTGCGCTTCGCCGATCCCGTCGCGCGGGTGCGGGAGGGCCGGCGGCTGTGAGCGCGCCGCCCTTCTCCGGGCCGCAGGAGCGGGCGCCCGGCCACGCCCACGCCCACGACGACGGCGGCGGGGGCGGCCACGGCCACGGCGGCGGCGGCCACAGCCACGGCGGCGGCCACAGCCACGGCGGCGGCGGCCACAGCCACGGAGTCAGCGCCGACGCGGACACCGGCAAGCTGACGATCGCGCTCGCGCTGATCGTGAGCTTCATGCTCGTCGAGGTCGTCATCGGCATCGTCGCGTCCTCGCTGGCCCTGTTGTCGGACGCGGCGCACATGCTCACCGACGCCGGAGCGATCGCCTTGTCGATCGTGGCGCTCCGCCTCGCCCGCCGCCCGGCGCGCGGCGCGATGACGTTCGGCCTCAAGCGGGCGGAGATCCTCAGCGCCCAGGCGAACGGGGTGACGCTGCTCGTCCTCGCGCTCGTCATCCTCGTCGAGGCCGTCCGGCGCCTCGTCTCGCCGCCGGACGTCGAGGGCGGCCTCGTGCTCGCCGTCGCCCTCGCCGGGATCGTCGTGAACGTCGCCGCGACGATGGTCCTGGCGCGCGCCAACCGCCAGAGCCTGAACGTCGAGGGCGCCTTCCAGCACGTGCTGACCGACCTGTACGCGTTCATCGGCACGGCGATCGCGGGCGCCGTGATCCTGCTGACCGGCTTCGTGCGGGCGGACGCGCTCGCGTCGATCCTC from Capillimicrobium parvum encodes the following:
- a CDS encoding SpoIIE family protein phosphatase, which produces MTVQRADDDRLTEETLRLALEGTQTGSWIWDVETDVISWSANLGPLHGMARGAAPSTFEQWLACVHPEDRDEVAALVSAALEGADSYACEFRLAGGEGGTERWLHSRAHVMRDGPGVPARAIVGLTTDVTARHRREEAMEVLADAGLALAATRTPEANLQRIADLVVPRLADWCAAHLLDAEGRPTRVAIAHPGPDRVAWASTLEHRSDTARVGPAEVLRTGRSELYREITEQLLDTAAAGDDEHRELLRSLGLRSAMVVPISAHERTLGTLTFLYAESNRRYDEDDLAVGEELGRRAGLAIENATLQRAQQQANRRLRDLQSVADVALTHLELEAMLDELLRRLAAVLDSDVAKVLLFDERRRVLRVRAAIGLAGDVVDALEVPAGAGVAGRLAVAGRPLILSDLGGEDVVLEDLREPGRALAGVPLRVDGEVTGVLIVSSREHPYDQDDLQLLELVADRVSLAIRQAELYEAARDAALSLQRSLLPDVPPVLAGLQVAARYLPGHDGDEVGGDWYDLFALPDGRVAIVVGDIVGRGLYAAARMGRVRTALRAYAHDSASPADAVGRLDRLVAADDIAEFATLLVIFLDPQTGAARACSAGHPPPLLVAAEDAETVAVAAGPPIGIGTAARRETALTVPAGATLVAYTDGLVERRTLPLDAGIERVREAAAGGQAGESAEQLVERVVAEIIGVGGTDDDVAVVAVRRLGPQLQRTFAAEPSAVAEARHEVTSFAHAHGFAQKMLGDLALAVSEACTNVVVHAYRDHPVPGPMHVAARMQDGALEVTVADEGGGVRPRGDSPGVGLGLQIMARTAESCEVRDAPGGGASLVLRFADPVARVREGRRL
- a CDS encoding TetR/AcrR family transcriptional regulator, translating into MADDPILDAAHAQVMAVGVKRTTLTDIASRAGVSRMTVYRRYPDVRTVLQALMTREFAALIAQATSEAGDAPDGRERVVRTSVHGAELLAAHPLFLRLLDVDPELLLPYVTERVGAFQKLVIDDLAARLGEAMREGSVREGDPRRMASAIELALRGYVLSAHSDAAEAERVHREDLRRMIDAFLAP
- a CDS encoding glycerol-3-phosphate dehydrogenase/oxidase, with protein sequence MSHRLEAGSALTADRRTRELAGLAEGRVVDVLIVGGGITGAGVALDAASRGLSVALVERGDLAQGTSRWSSKLAHGGLRYLAGGHPAIAWESAQERAVLLRAAPHLVAPLPMLTPLTPGLPGPVAAGTMSVLRAGDTMRRLAGTPRRRLPNARRIDAPEALRLVPELAATGLRGALMSWDGQLTDDAALVVAVARTAASHSARILTRVAARSLDGDGAVVHDEMTGDELGIAARHVVNATGVWAGELTGGVHLRPSRGSHLIVDAARLGHPRAAFGVPLEGSRSRFVFALPRPDATVLVGLTDVPVLDPVGIADPQVTEEEERGLLRSVSSALELPLEPGDVIGRFAGLRPLVEGDDDATADLSRRHVLVEDPDTRVLTVVGGKLTTYRRMAQDAVDAIVARPGVDAGPCRTTRLALVGALAPDTSLPGVPTRLVRRYGTEAADVIALGHDRPELLQPLAEGVEVTRAELLFAVRHELALTVDDLLDRRTRLGLVPARRAAALHAAREMMEIGREAVSA
- a CDS encoding FAD-binding oxidoreductase; this translates as MTPAAAPATDPLAPRLRWFGWGPPTPPGAPEMDLPPEADPLLHELGAADVHQHPVALEDVRLAPSTLDTAPFAAVVGEDAVRTDRLTRVAHAAGRSYLDLVRLRAGDASGAPDAVVHPGSPEQVAELLALCDRLDVAVVPFGGGTSVVGGVNPQRGGHRAAVTLDLGRLDRLVSVDRVSLTATAQAGMTGPALESALAEHGLTLGHHPQSFEFSTVGGWAATRSAGQASTGYGAIAELVAGLRCATPAGEIVCRPLPATAAGPDLRQLVIGSEGALGVITEVTLRVRPAPAVRRYEAWTFPSFAAGAEALRTLAQAAAAPDVARLSDEEEVRMNRLVAAHAAAAPEGQVAAIFGWEGDAEDVERRAARSARVARAHGGRTDPGDGGEQWRAGRYAAPYLRDVLLNRGVLAETLETAGEWSRLGELRTAVTGALQATLGARGTPPLVLCHISHLYADGASLYFTVLAAQQLGAEAEQWHAAKAAATEAMLAHGGTVSHHHAVGRDHAPWLADEIGAAGLDALRAAKGRLDPHGIMNPGVLGL
- the typA gene encoding translational GTPase TypA, which translates into the protein MPLRTDLRNVAIVAHVDHGKTTLVDAMLWQSGAFRAGQDVDERVMDSMDLEREKGITILAKNTAVHHGDVKLNIVDTPGHADFGGEVERGLFMVDGVLLLVDASEGPLPQTRFVLRKALEARLPVVLVVNKIDRPDARIAEVVHEVEELFLDLDADEHQIDFPVVYCNAKAGQASLDPDIRSHPSPDLRPLLDLLVQTIPAPTYEEGHPLQAQVTNLDASPYVGRLAICRVHQGTLRRGATVAWCRADGSITSGKVAELYLTEALDRVSAEEAGPGEIAAVAGFEDITIGETLADADDPRPLPVITVDEPSLSVTVGINTSPLAGRDGSKLTARLLKNRLDAELVGNVALRVHDVPDRPDAWEVQGRGELQLAILVELLRREGFELTVGQPQVLVREIDGKRHEPVERMTIDVPDDYVGVVTQLLALRKGRMEQMVNHGTGWVRMDYLVPARGLIGFRTEFLTETRGTGILHHVFDGWEPWFGELRTRPTGSLVADRTGAVTGHACFQMQERGSLFVEPGDEVYEGMVVGENSRSDDLDVNAVREKKLTNIRSSTADELVRLVPKRTLSLDQALEFLREDECVEVTPHNVRLRKVLLDAVSRQKAARQRARA
- a CDS encoding cation diffusion facilitator family transporter, with the translated sequence MSAPPFSGPQERAPGHAHAHDDGGGGGHGHGGGGHSHGGGHSHGGGGHSHGVSADADTGKLTIALALIVSFMLVEVVIGIVASSLALLSDAAHMLTDAGAIALSIVALRLARRPARGAMTFGLKRAEILSAQANGVTLLVLALVILVEAVRRLVSPPDVEGGLVLAVALAGIVVNVAATMVLARANRQSLNVEGAFQHVLTDLYAFIGTAIAGAVILLTGFVRADALASILVAALMLRSAYGLLRASGRVFLEAAPEGVDPEELGNAMAGLGGVVEVHDLHVWEVTSGFPALSAHVVVGADTDCHDKRRELETLLHDRYGIDHTTLQVDHEGGELLRLEVADGLDPGGPPR